The nucleotide window GTGATGGACCACGCTATAACTTTTCCACCATTTTGAATGAAAGTTTTAAGAAGTTCCTCTGGAGGCATAACATTATATTTTTTAATAATACTTTTAATCATTTTTGTTCCAATGCCAAGCATGTTCATTTTTGAAAGGGTGAGGCGCTTTGCTCCTCTTGGCATCATAAAACCAAACATTTTCTCAATAAAGTTCTTTTTTACAGAAACCTTATAATCTTTTCTTAAAACATTTAAACCCCAGAAAGTACAAAAAATTGAAACTTTTTTCCCCATGGAAAGAGCACCATTTCCAATAATAAGGGATGCCATAACTTTATCAAAATCATTTGAGAATAAAATTATTGAAACTGAATCACTTTTTGGAGTAAATCTTTTCTCTTGAATTTCTTCTTTTTCTTCTTCCTTTTTTAATACTGCTTTTATTATCTTTCCTCTTTCAAGAGAAAGAAGCGATAAGCCTTTACTTTTTGAATAAGCCTTTATGTCATTAAAAAACCCTGGGTCAGTTGCTTCAATTTCAATTAAAGCGCCTTCTTTTACTTTATCAAGAGCTTCTTTTAGTTTCATTAAAGGTCCTGGACAAGATAGACCTTTTGCATCAATTTTTATTACCTCTTCTTCTTTTTTAATTTCTTCCATCTCTTTTTTATTTTCTCCTTCCTTTCTTGAGGCTTTCTCTTTTTCTCCTCCAAAACAAGAGGAGTAAAAAGTTAAACCACCTGCAAGGTATTTTGCATTAAAACCATTATCAGTTAAAAATCTTACAGCATTATATGCTCTTTGACCTTTGCCACAACAAACTATATAAAGTTTATTTTTATCAAGTTCACTTAACCTATTTTTAAGTTCTGTTAAAGGAATATTTATTGAGTTTTCAAGTTTTTTTGCAAGAGTTTCCTCTTTTTCTCTTATATCAAGAAGAATTGCTCCTTTTTTAACTAAATCATCGATCTCAAAAATTGTAACTTTTGGAGCAAGACCTGAAAGATCATCTTCTGCCATTGTTCCAATTATGTTTAGTGGATTTTTTGCATGTCCATATTGAGGTGAATATGCAAAATCAATATCTTTAAGGTCTGTTATTTTTGCATTAAATCTTATTGCAGTTGCTAAAGAATTTATAATTGTATCAACACCATCAAAACCTACTGCTTGACCTCCTAAAATTTTTCCAGAATAAGCCTCATAAAAAACTTTTATATAAAGTGGGTATGCATCAGGGTAATAACCAGCGTGATTAAAAGTTGAAAGACACTCAAATTTATAATTAATCCCTAATTTTTCTAAAGTTTGTGAATTTAAACCAGTTGAAGCACAAGTTTTGTTAAAAACTTTTACAATTGCAGTTCCATAGGAGCCAAGATATTTTGATGATAATCCACATATATTATCTGCTGCAACTCTTGCCTGTTTATGCGTAGGACCTGCAAGAGGAATTCTTGTTTTTGTACCTGAGATAAAGTTTACAATTTCAACTGCATCTCCAATTGCAAAAATATTTGGATCTGATGTTCTCATAAACTCATCAACTAAAATTCCACCTGTTTCGCCAATAGTTAACCCTCCATCTTTTGCTAAATTTACCTCAGGTTTTACACCAATAGAAAAAACAACAAAATCACTTAATACGCTATTTCCATTTTCTAAAATTGTTTCTATTTTATCTTGTGTTTCTTTAAATTCTTTTACACCTGAACCTAAAAAAAGTTTAACCCCATTTATTTCAAGTTCATCATGTATATATGAAATTAAATCTTTATCTATAAAAGATAAAACTTGAGGAAGCGCTTCAACTAAATTAACACTAACTCCTCTTCTTATTAAATTTTCTGTAACTTCTATTCCAATAAATCCACCACCAACAACTGTCGCCTCTTTTTTACTACTCTCAATCTCCTTAACAATTCTATCTGCATCACCAATCGTTCTTAAAGTAAAAATTTTATTAGATTCAATTCCAGGAATTTTTGGTTTTAATGGTGATGCACCTGGTGATAAAACTAAAAAGTCGTATGTCTCTTCAAACTCTTCTTGAGTTTCAAGATTTTTAACTAAAACTTTTTTTTCTTTAGGATAAATTTTTAAAACTTCATGCCTCACAAAAGCATCTATATTATATTTTTTCTTCATCTCTTCAGGAGTTGTTACAAAGAGCCTTTCTCTTGGAACTAAACCTCCAATGTAATATGGTATTCCACAATTTGCATAAGAAATAAAGTAGTCTCTTTCAAAAATTTTTATCTCTGCATCACTCTTTAGTCTTCTTATTCTTGTTGCACATGTCGCCCCACCTGCAACACCACCAATTATAATAACTTTCATACTCTCTCCTTTCTAATAAAATAAATCTCTAAAAAAATTTTATCAAAATAAAATTCTCTTGACAAAAATTTTAAATTTGTTAATTTTATAAAAAATGAATTTCTTAATATTAAATTTTGATAAAATTATTTCAAGAACATTAGAACATATAAGTTTAGTATCTATATCTCTTTTTT belongs to Caldisericia bacterium and includes:
- a CDS encoding FAD-dependent oxidoreductase, with product MKVIIIGGVAGGATCATRIRRLKSDAEIKIFERDYFISYANCGIPYYIGGLVPRERLFVTTPEEMKKKYNIDAFVRHEVLKIYPKEKKVLVKNLETQEEFEETYDFLVLSPGASPLKPKIPGIESNKIFTLRTIGDADRIVKEIESSKKEATVVGGGFIGIEVTENLIRRGVSVNLVEALPQVLSFIDKDLISYIHDELEINGVKLFLGSGVKEFKETQDKIETILENGNSVLSDFVVFSIGVKPEVNLAKDGGLTIGETGGILVDEFMRTSDPNIFAIGDAVEIVNFISGTKTRIPLAGPTHKQARVAADNICGLSSKYLGSYGTAIVKVFNKTCASTGLNSQTLEKLGINYKFECLSTFNHAGYYPDAYPLYIKVFYEAYSGKILGGQAVGFDGVDTIINSLATAIRFNAKITDLKDIDFAYSPQYGHAKNPLNIIGTMAEDDLSGLAPKVTIFEIDDLVKKGAILLDIREKEETLAKKLENSINIPLTELKNRLSELDKNKLYIVCCGKGQRAYNAVRFLTDNGFNAKYLAGGLTFYSSCFGGEKEKASRKEGENKKEMEEIKKEEEVIKIDAKGLSCPGPLMKLKEALDKVKEGALIEIEATDPGFFNDIKAYSKSKGLSLLSLERGKIIKAVLKKEEEKEEIQEKRFTPKSDSVSIILFSNDFDKVMASLIIGNGALSMGKKVSIFCTFWGLNVLRKDYKVSVKKNFIEKMFGFMMPRGAKRLTLSKMNMLGIGTKMIKSIIKKYNVMPPEELLKTFIQNGGKVIAWSIT